The genomic window GTCACGTGACATCTTATCGACTCCTAAAAGGGGCTGGCTCGCCCGTTGCGTGTTCTAGTGGTCTGCCTGCATACTGCAAGACAACGCCTATGAAAATATATTCTATATTTTACATGAGCAAATTCATGTACAAGCCTACAAGGATATTCTGACATGGCTTTCAGTGGAGAACACCATCCTGGCGTGGCGCCAACGCCCGAAGAAACCCAAGGTTTTCGTCTTAACCACACAATGCTGCGTATCAAGGACCCTGAACGCGCCCTGGCGTTTTATTCCCAGGTGTTTGGCATGCAGGTCATGCGTCGGCTGGATTTTGAGGAGATGCAGTTCTCACTCTATTTTCTGGCCAACCTGGAAGAAGGCGATGAGGTGCCGGAAGAGGCCTCAGCCCGCACGGCCTGGACCTTCAGCCAGAAAGGCCTGTTAGAGCTGACCCACAACTGGGGCACCGAAGACCAGCCGGACTTTGCCTACCATGATGGCAACGCCGAGCCACAGGGTTTTGGGCATATCTGCTTTTGCGTGCCTAACCTTGAAGCCGCCCAGGCCTGGTTTGACGAACACGATGTGACCTTCGTCAAACGCGCCGATCAGGGCAAGATGCAGGACGTGATTTTCGTCAAGGACGTGGATGGATACTGGATCGAAGTGATACAACCAGACCGCATGGCCAACAAGGGTGACTGAAGATGGCGCATCTGCTGTTCCGGTTGCGCCATGTG from Halomonas sp. CH40 includes these protein-coding regions:
- the gloA gene encoding lactoylglutathione lyase — its product is MAFSGEHHPGVAPTPEETQGFRLNHTMLRIKDPERALAFYSQVFGMQVMRRLDFEEMQFSLYFLANLEEGDEVPEEASARTAWTFSQKGLLELTHNWGTEDQPDFAYHDGNAEPQGFGHICFCVPNLEAAQAWFDEHDVTFVKRADQGKMQDVIFVKDVDGYWIEVIQPDRMANKGD